A stretch of Novosphingobium pentaromativorans US6-1 DNA encodes these proteins:
- a CDS encoding IS6 family transposase, giving the protein MNDFKGRHFTGEVILWAVRWYCRYGISYRDLEEMLAERGINVDHTTIYRWVQRYAPEMEKRLRWFWRRGFDPSWRLDETYVKVRGKWTYLYRAVDKRGDTIDFYLSSTRSAKAAKRFLGKALRGLKDWEKPTKLNTDKAPSYGAAIAELKREGKLAPETEHRQVKYLNNVLEADHGKLKMLIKPVRGFKSMPTAYATIKGFEVMRALRKGQARPWCLQPGFKGEVRLIERSFGIGPSAMTEAMDMLNQHFADVA; this is encoded by the coding sequence ATGAACGATTTCAAAGGGCGGCATTTTACCGGCGAGGTCATCCTGTGGGCGGTACGCTGGTATTGCCGGTACGGCATCAGCTACCGTGATCTCGAGGAAATGCTAGCCGAGCGTGGCATCAATGTCGATCACACGACCATCTATCGCTGGGTGCAGCGCTACGCGCCGGAGATGGAGAAGCGGTTGCGCTGGTTCTGGCGGCGCGGCTTTGATCCGAGCTGGCGTCTCGATGAGACTTACGTCAAGGTCCGGGGTAAATGGACCTACCTCTACCGGGCGGTCGACAAACGGGGCGACACGATCGACTTCTACCTGTCGTCGACCCGCAGCGCCAAAGCCGCGAAGCGCTTTCTAGGCAAGGCTCTTCGTGGCCTGAAGGACTGGGAAAAGCCGACGAAACTCAACACCGACAAGGCACCCAGCTACGGCGCCGCGATCGCCGAGCTGAAACGAGAAGGGAAGCTCGCCCCGGAAACCGAACACCGGCAGGTGAAATACCTGAACAATGTGCTCGAGGCCGACCATGGCAAGCTCAAGATGCTGATCAAGCCTGTGCGCGGTTTCAAATCGATGCCCACGGCCTACGCTACAATCAAGGGCTTCGAGGTCATGCGCGCCCTACGCAAAGGGCAGGCCCGGCCGTGGTGCCTGCAGCCGGGGTTCAAAGGAGAGGTGCGCCTGATCGAAAGATCATTTGGCATTGGTCCCTCGGCCATGACCGAGGCCATGGACATGCTCAATCAGCATTTCGCCGATGTTGCCTGA
- a CDS encoding IclR family transcriptional regulator yields the protein MLGIELAREAQVGKLGIPKSKGDEISSVDISESGNQRKSIQSVEIGARVLLALLKADPGGAFLRDVASSSGLSRSQAHRYLLAFVNTGMVEQNASSGRYSLGTLAVRLGLAAMARLDPVRIATGYLEGLLDELKTTGLLSVWGDYGPTVIRLIDGGVPLFTSMHVGSTLPLQGSSTGTLFLTYCPPAQTRDRVERERAEGIVVDDGELAEQIESVRKLGYARTYGSVVPGLAAVSVPIFDSQNRLVATMSVLARSQDKAYFSKAKIGRILQQARQASEAIGWPGPA from the coding sequence TTGCTGGGAATTGAATTGGCTCGTGAAGCACAGGTGGGAAAATTGGGTATACCAAAATCCAAGGGTGATGAGATATCGAGTGTCGATATTTCCGAGAGTGGCAATCAGCGGAAGTCCATTCAGTCCGTAGAAATTGGGGCAAGGGTCCTTCTTGCCCTGTTGAAGGCGGACCCAGGTGGTGCGTTTCTTCGAGATGTTGCGTCCAGCTCAGGGCTTTCGCGCAGTCAGGCACATCGATATTTACTTGCCTTCGTCAACACCGGAATGGTCGAACAGAATGCGTCCAGCGGGCGGTATTCGCTTGGCACGCTCGCTGTACGCCTGGGCCTGGCGGCTATGGCCAGGCTAGACCCCGTACGCATCGCTACCGGATACCTCGAGGGCCTGCTGGATGAGTTGAAAACGACCGGGCTGCTCAGTGTTTGGGGCGACTATGGGCCAACGGTAATTCGCTTGATCGACGGCGGCGTCCCCCTGTTCACGTCAATGCATGTTGGTTCCACCTTGCCTTTGCAAGGCTCCTCCACCGGCACCCTTTTCCTGACCTATTGTCCGCCTGCGCAAACGCGCGATCGCGTTGAGCGGGAGAGGGCCGAGGGGATTGTTGTCGACGATGGGGAATTGGCTGAGCAAATCGAGTCCGTTCGCAAACTCGGATATGCGAGAACTTATGGGTCCGTGGTGCCGGGTCTTGCCGCAGTATCGGTGCCGATTTTCGATTCGCAAAATCGGCTGGTCGCGACAATGAGCGTTCTTGCCCGTTCACAGGACAAGGCTTATTTCAGCAAGGCAAAGATCGGACGCATTTTGCAGCAGGCGCGGCAAGCAAGCGAAGCGATCGGTTGGCCAGGCCCAGCTTGA
- a CDS encoding MFS transporter, whose amino-acid sequence MNLQSPTTEAGICRREFIAMMAMIQALQSLAFTSLLPALGHIAADFEVAQSNQRQLIISVFLISSGLSSLIPGTISDRYGRKPVLLGYMALFVIVNAVSALVRDFNVLLALRGILGFASSGLTVLPLAIIRDRYEGAGMAKLQAVVAMLFMAVPTFAPSLGYAILELAGWRAIFLVIGALALVVTGWFLLRMEETNPKQNRQSQRSGNLLGNVATVLGNRASIGYVIGMSLIFGGHFGFINSSQQLIGEHFGAGSAYPLIFGSMAATMALASLVNSAIVERFGTRRIGHAAIFCHLAASVGQLFLASAPGETLVQFVVLMSLNMCLLITVFVNFTAIALQPFGHIAGAAASVQAFFRLVLGAGLGGLIGYAYDGTPLPLAIALVMVGSLTLALVLFSERGKLF is encoded by the coding sequence GTGAACCTTCAAAGTCCCACGACGGAAGCCGGCATATGCCGGCGTGAATTCATCGCCATGATGGCGATGATACAGGCGCTCCAGTCGCTGGCCTTCACATCGCTGCTGCCGGCTCTCGGACACATCGCTGCCGATTTTGAGGTTGCCCAATCGAACCAGCGCCAACTGATCATCAGCGTTTTCCTGATCAGTTCGGGATTGAGTTCTCTGATACCCGGAACAATCTCCGATCGCTATGGGCGCAAGCCGGTCCTGCTCGGCTACATGGCGTTGTTCGTAATCGTCAATGCGGTGTCGGCGCTGGTGCGTGACTTCAACGTGCTTCTGGCGCTGCGCGGGATATTGGGGTTCGCATCGTCCGGGCTGACGGTGCTGCCGCTGGCGATCATCCGCGATCGCTATGAAGGTGCCGGCATGGCCAAGCTGCAGGCGGTGGTGGCGATGCTGTTTATGGCGGTGCCGACCTTCGCGCCCAGCCTGGGCTATGCGATTCTCGAGCTCGCGGGATGGCGGGCGATCTTCCTGGTGATCGGTGCTTTGGCGCTGGTGGTGACGGGCTGGTTCCTGCTCAGAATGGAGGAAACCAATCCGAAGCAGAACCGGCAGTCGCAGCGCTCGGGCAATTTGCTGGGCAATGTTGCAACGGTGCTCGGGAACCGGGCGTCGATCGGCTATGTCATTGGCATGTCCTTGATTTTCGGCGGGCACTTCGGGTTCATCAACAGTTCGCAGCAACTGATCGGCGAGCATTTCGGCGCAGGCTCGGCCTATCCGCTGATCTTCGGCTCGATGGCGGCGACCATGGCGCTGGCCAGCCTGGTCAATTCGGCGATCGTCGAGCGCTTTGGCACCCGGCGGATCGGCCATGCCGCAATTTTCTGCCACCTTGCGGCATCGGTGGGACAATTGTTCCTGGCCTCAGCTCCCGGCGAAACCCTGGTCCAGTTTGTCGTCCTCATGTCTCTCAACATGTGCCTGCTGATTACCGTCTTCGTCAATTTCACTGCAATTGCCTTGCAGCCATTCGGGCATATCGCCGGTGCCGCGGCATCGGTTCAGGCATTCTTCCGGCTGGTGCTGGGGGCTGGGCTCGGCGGCCTGATCGGTTATGCCTACGATGGCACACCGCTGCCGCTCGCGATTGCGCTGGTCATGGTCGGGTCGCTGACCTTGGCCCTTGTTCTGTTCAGCGAACGGGGCAAGCTGTTCTAG
- a CDS encoding IS3 family transposase (programmed frameshift), producing the protein MKPKSSYSKSPSKAPAEQVVKDIRRQTRRHFSAEDKIRIVLEGLRGEDSIAELCRKEGIAQSLYYTWSKEFMEAGKRRLAGDTARAATTGEVQDLRREARALKECVADLTLENRLLKKHDRGWGRRRMRYPASEKLEIIRIVEQSHLPAKRTLDKLGIARRTFYRWYDRYLGGGPEALQDRPSAPSRVWNRIGDDIQNQIIEMALEADATNLSPRELAVRFTDEKRYFVSESTVYRLLKAHDLITSPAYVVIKAADQFHTKTTRPNEMWQTDFTYFKIIGWGWMYLSTVLDDFSRYIIAWKLCTNMRAEDVTETLDLALAASGCDSATVLHKPRLLSDNGPSYIAGELAEYIEANKMSHVRGAPMHPQTQGKIERWHQTLKNRILLENYFLPGDLEAQIEAFVEHYNHQRYHESLNNVTPADAYFGRAPAIIERRERIKRQTIEYRRLQHRKLAA; encoded by the exons ATGAAGCCCAAATCCTCCTATTCAAAATCGCCGTCGAAGGCCCCTGCGGAGCAGGTGGTGAAGGATATCCGGCGGCAGACCCGGCGGCACTTCTCTGCCGAGGACAAGATCCGCATCGTGCTTGAAGGCCTTCGCGGCGAGGACAGCATTGCCGAGCTGTGCCGCAAGGAAGGCATCGCGCAAAGCCTGTACTACACCTGGTCGAAGGAGTTCATGGAAGCGGGCAAGCGCCGCCTGGCGGGCGACACTGCCCGTGCCGCGACCACCGGCGAGGTGCAGGATCTGCGCCGCGAAGCGCGTGCCCTGAAGGAATGCGTGGCCGACCTGACACTCGAAAACCGTCTGCTG AAAAAGCATGATCGCGGATGGGGGCGACGACGAATGAGGTATCCCGCATCCGAAAAGCTCGAGATCATCCGGATCGTCGAGCAGTCGCACCTGCCCGCCAAACGCACGCTGGACAAGCTCGGCATCGCCCGCCGGACGTTCTACCGTTGGTATGACCGTTATCTTGGGGGCGGGCCGGAAGCGTTACAGGATCGGCCATCGGCGCCGAGCCGCGTGTGGAACCGCATCGGTGACGACATCCAGAACCAGATCATCGAAATGGCGCTGGAAGCCGACGCGACCAATCTCAGCCCTCGCGAACTGGCGGTGCGCTTCACCGACGAGAAGCGCTACTTCGTATCGGAATCCACGGTTTACCGCCTGCTCAAGGCGCACGATCTGATCACCAGTCCGGCCTATGTCGTGATAAAGGCCGCCGATCAGTTCCACACCAAGACTACCCGCCCGAACGAGATGTGGCAGACCGACTTCACCTACTTCAAGATCATCGGGTGGGGCTGGATGTACCTCTCGACCGTGCTCGACGACTTCTCGCGCTATATCATTGCCTGGAAGTTGTGCACCAACATGCGTGCCGAGGATGTAACCGAAACGCTGGACCTCGCCTTGGCGGCTTCCGGCTGTGACAGCGCCACGGTGCTGCACAAGCCCCGGCTGCTCAGCGATAACGGCCCCAGCTACATCGCCGGCGAACTGGCCGAATATATCGAGGCCAACAAAATGAGCCATGTCCGCGGCGCTCCCATGCACCCGCAAACCCAGGGCAAGATCGAGCGCTGGCACCAGACCCTGAAAAACCGCATCCTGCTGGAGAACTACTTCCTGCCCGGCGACCTCGAAGCCCAGATCGAGGCCTTCGTCGAACATTACAATCACCAGCGCTATCACGAGAGCCTAAATAACGTGACGCCCGCCGACGCCTACTTCGGCAGGGCCCCGGCCATCATCGAACGACGAGAAAGGATCAAGCGACAGACCATCGAATATCGGCGCTTGCAGCACCGCAAGCTCGCCGCCTAA
- a CDS encoding NAD-dependent succinate-semialdehyde dehydrogenase produces MPVSHPFLSRPEFAEGLPVVDGEAIATAERAIAVINPATGMALTEIPLLGAVEANRAVESNARAFGEWRAHSAAERAAILHAWFALVRENRNDLAMLLTAEQGKPLAEALGEIDYAASFIQWFAEEARRINGEIIPAQRDRRVLVLKQPVGLVGAITPWNFPAAMITRKVAPALAAGCTVTLKPAELTPLTAFALARLALEAGVPAGAFNVIAGDAPAIGSVLTSHPGVAKFTFTGSTAVGKLLTAQCATTLKRVSMELGGNAPLIVFDDADIDVAVAGTIASKFRNTGQTCVCANRILVQNGIHDRFAEALAARVAAFRVGNGLEGETDQGPLITAAALHKVREHVGDAVGRGARIVTGGEGHEAGELFHQPTVLTGANPDMRLALEETFGPVAPLFRFETEAEALTLANSTRSGLAAYAFTRDMDRFWRLAERLEVGMVGFNNGIISSETMPFGGVKESGLGREGSRHGIDEFLELKAISLGLPPQPAIEAEKPRRT; encoded by the coding sequence ATGCCTGTTTCCCACCCATTCTTGTCCCGGCCAGAATTCGCTGAAGGCCTGCCGGTCGTCGATGGCGAGGCCATAGCCACTGCCGAGCGGGCGATTGCCGTGATCAATCCTGCGACGGGGATGGCGCTGACGGAAATCCCCCTCCTGGGTGCGGTCGAGGCGAACCGCGCCGTCGAAAGCAACGCCAGAGCCTTCGGGGAATGGCGGGCCCATTCGGCCGCCGAACGCGCCGCCATTCTGCACGCATGGTTCGCGCTCGTTCGCGAAAACCGCAACGATCTGGCAATGCTGCTCACGGCCGAGCAGGGCAAGCCGCTGGCCGAAGCGCTGGGCGAGATCGACTATGCGGCCAGCTTCATCCAATGGTTCGCGGAAGAAGCCCGGCGCATCAATGGCGAGATCATCCCCGCCCAGCGCGATCGCCGGGTCCTGGTTCTCAAGCAGCCGGTGGGCCTGGTCGGCGCGATTACGCCATGGAATTTTCCCGCGGCGATGATCACGCGCAAGGTCGCGCCCGCCCTGGCAGCGGGGTGCACGGTTACGCTCAAACCCGCCGAACTCACCCCGCTCACGGCCTTCGCGCTGGCCCGGCTGGCGCTCGAGGCGGGTGTTCCGGCAGGCGCTTTCAATGTCATCGCCGGCGATGCGCCGGCGATCGGGTCGGTCCTGACCAGCCATCCCGGCGTTGCCAAATTCACCTTCACCGGCTCCACCGCGGTTGGCAAGCTGTTGACCGCGCAGTGCGCGACGACGCTCAAGCGGGTGTCGATGGAGCTGGGCGGCAACGCTCCGCTGATCGTGTTCGACGATGCCGATATCGATGTCGCCGTGGCGGGCACGATCGCTTCAAAGTTCCGAAACACCGGCCAGACCTGCGTCTGCGCCAACCGCATCCTGGTGCAGAACGGCATCCATGACCGGTTCGCCGAAGCGCTGGCCGCCAGAGTCGCGGCTTTCCGCGTCGGCAACGGCCTGGAAGGCGAGACCGATCAAGGACCGCTGATCACCGCCGCAGCATTGCACAAGGTGCGCGAACATGTCGGCGATGCCGTGGGGCGCGGCGCCCGAATCGTCACTGGAGGCGAAGGGCATGAAGCCGGCGAGCTGTTCCACCAGCCCACGGTCCTGACCGGCGCCAACCCCGACATGCGGCTGGCGCTGGAAGAGACCTTCGGACCGGTCGCTCCCCTCTTCCGCTTCGAAACCGAGGCCGAAGCCCTGACCCTGGCCAACAGCACCCGCTCGGGCCTGGCCGCCTACGCATTCACCCGCGACATGGACCGGTTCTGGCGCCTTGCCGAAAGACTCGAGGTTGGCATGGTCGGCTTCAACAACGGCATCATTTCTTCGGAAACCATGCCTTTCGGCGGGGTCAAGGAATCGGGACTGGGGCGCGAGGGATCGCGTCACGGGATCGACGAATTCCTGGAACTCAAGGCCATAAGTCTCGGCTTGCCGCCGCAGCCTGCGATTGAAGCGGAGAAGCCCCGAAGGACATAG
- a CDS encoding TonB-dependent receptor: MYKKSSIETAKRVLAVTTSLTLASLALAPTATYAQEADAAVLDETSDGGLDEIVVTARKREENAQETPIAVTAMSGSMIEDRQIANVAQVASYAPNVNIQPVGNISGSSATLTAFIRGVGQTDYNITVDPGVGIYVDGVYVARSIGGLLEMADIANVQILRGPQGTLFGKNTIGGAILVNTNEPGNDFELKLEAATGRFNRADFKGIVNVPISDTLAMRAVASYETRDGYQRRLLDGGRQGNKDSFSGRVAFKWEPTDNFKALLAADVNIRREEMAANYLIENRDSPDLLQFQTINGRVVSIPSAPFAYNKLREGAGQCGAPGQLAPTDNPICYSSRWVTGNIDETWAGGPNRSNFDLWGTNLSLEYDFGNVTLKSISAYRDQKSTVDMDLDVSPIDMVGFSSNVRIWQASQELQLTGKILDDKLQFTMGAYYLKEKGKDIQPLRFGFADFLSGGLVDNDSYAGYLQFSYKVTDRLSITPGIRYTDETKRYDPSLSVITRDFTAGIPGLPYPDGVFIQFSRCLVGQNVPQLIVGGPFDGFPDPTCVASATNPGGNHTVPAFEVSVHSKEWTPALSVNYQFTDNIMGYASYSKGFKNGGFTQRTFAEQFTPSFKPEFVTSYEVGLKTELFDRRLRMNVAVFQSDYNDMQIVVNEGIAPKVRNGGEGRIKGFEIEGQAAPADWLRIDYGVGYLDAFYRSIDPDAFPVNLNSKFSFVPEWTATLAANATVHESEMGKFVLRGDWYHQSGAFKDAVNDPRLYQPAYSVFGASASFTDASDHFTVTAGVTNLSDKRYIQGGFVQLDSSGVAQATYSRPREWFLKVAYKY, from the coding sequence ATGTATAAGAAATCGTCAATCGAAACCGCTAAGCGAGTGCTTGCGGTTACCACGAGCTTGACATTGGCCAGCCTCGCGTTGGCTCCCACCGCAACCTATGCTCAGGAAGCCGACGCGGCTGTCCTAGACGAAACTTCGGACGGCGGTCTCGACGAGATCGTGGTCACGGCCCGCAAGCGCGAAGAGAATGCGCAGGAAACGCCGATCGCGGTTACCGCGATGAGCGGCAGCATGATCGAAGACCGGCAAATCGCTAACGTCGCCCAGGTGGCGTCCTACGCACCTAACGTGAATATCCAGCCGGTTGGCAACATCTCGGGTTCGAGTGCGACGCTAACCGCGTTCATCCGTGGCGTTGGACAGACCGACTACAACATCACCGTCGATCCTGGTGTTGGCATCTATGTCGATGGCGTCTATGTCGCCCGATCGATTGGTGGTCTGCTTGAAATGGCGGACATCGCAAATGTCCAGATCCTGCGAGGACCTCAGGGAACTCTGTTCGGCAAGAACACGATTGGCGGCGCGATCCTCGTCAACACGAATGAACCCGGAAACGACTTCGAACTTAAGCTTGAAGCCGCAACCGGACGCTTCAATCGCGCGGATTTCAAGGGCATCGTCAATGTTCCGATCAGCGACACGCTGGCAATGCGCGCGGTCGCTTCCTACGAGACCCGCGACGGCTATCAGCGCCGCCTACTCGATGGTGGGCGTCAAGGCAACAAGGACAGCTTTTCGGGCCGCGTCGCTTTCAAGTGGGAACCGACCGACAATTTCAAGGCGCTTCTCGCCGCCGACGTCAATATTCGGCGCGAGGAGATGGCCGCCAATTATCTGATTGAGAACCGTGATTCGCCGGATCTGCTGCAGTTCCAGACCATCAATGGGCGCGTGGTCAGCATCCCCAGCGCCCCTTTTGCGTACAATAAGCTTCGCGAAGGGGCAGGACAATGTGGCGCTCCTGGCCAACTGGCACCGACCGACAATCCAATCTGCTATTCCTCGCGGTGGGTGACAGGCAACATCGACGAGACCTGGGCGGGAGGGCCAAATCGTTCGAATTTCGATCTTTGGGGCACGAACCTTTCGCTTGAGTATGATTTCGGTAATGTTACTTTGAAGTCGATAAGTGCTTATCGTGACCAAAAATCGACCGTAGACATGGATTTAGACGTGTCTCCGATCGACATGGTTGGTTTTTCGTCCAATGTCCGCATTTGGCAGGCCTCTCAAGAGCTCCAGCTAACGGGTAAGATTCTGGACGATAAGCTGCAGTTTACGATGGGAGCCTATTATCTGAAGGAGAAAGGCAAAGATATTCAGCCTTTGCGCTTTGGATTTGCTGATTTTTTGAGCGGCGGGCTGGTCGATAACGACAGTTATGCCGGATACTTGCAGTTCTCATACAAGGTGACGGATCGCCTCTCGATTACGCCGGGCATACGTTACACCGACGAGACCAAGCGCTACGATCCCTCGTTGTCGGTAATCACCCGTGACTTCACCGCGGGCATTCCTGGTTTGCCTTATCCCGATGGCGTGTTCATCCAGTTTAGCCGTTGCTTGGTTGGTCAGAACGTCCCGCAGCTGATCGTCGGTGGTCCGTTTGACGGTTTCCCGGATCCGACTTGTGTGGCGTCCGCTACCAACCCGGGTGGAAACCATACCGTTCCGGCGTTCGAAGTTTCAGTTCATTCCAAGGAATGGACCCCGGCATTGTCGGTAAACTACCAGTTCACCGACAATATCATGGGTTATGCGTCCTATTCAAAGGGCTTCAAGAACGGCGGATTCACGCAGAGGACCTTCGCGGAACAATTCACCCCGTCCTTTAAGCCGGAATTCGTCACGTCCTACGAAGTCGGCCTCAAAACCGAACTGTTCGACCGGCGTCTGCGCATGAATGTCGCGGTATTCCAGTCGGACTACAACGACATGCAGATCGTAGTGAATGAAGGCATTGCGCCGAAGGTCCGCAACGGTGGCGAGGGCCGGATCAAGGGCTTCGAAATCGAAGGCCAGGCAGCCCCTGCCGACTGGTTGCGGATCGATTACGGTGTGGGCTATCTGGACGCATTTTACCGTTCGATTGACCCCGATGCCTTTCCGGTGAACTTGAACTCGAAGTTTTCTTTCGTTCCCGAATGGACAGCGACGCTCGCCGCCAATGCGACTGTTCACGAGAGCGAGATGGGCAAGTTCGTGCTGCGTGGCGACTGGTATCACCAGAGCGGCGCCTTCAAGGACGCTGTCAACGACCCGAGGCTCTATCAGCCCGCCTATAGCGTGTTCGGGGCAAGTGCCTCATTCACCGACGCCAGCGACCATTTCACCGTAACCGCTGGTGTCACCAACCTGAGCGACAAGCGCTACATTCAAGGTGGGTTTGTCCAGCTGGACTCATCGGGCGTTGCCCAGGCAACCTATTCGCGGCCGCGCGAATGGTTCCTCAAGGTCGCCTACAAGTACTGA
- a CDS encoding 2-hydroxychromene-2-carboxylate isomerase, translating into MTRKIDFYFDFISPFSYLAQLKLPEIARKAGCELEYWPIDIPEAKIAAGNYGPSNREVVPKIKVMMADLNRWARKYDAPLRFPASFACKDWNCATLYAREQGKAGAFVAAAYNRIWGQGIDPSDREELRACAAEAGLDAEALTAFVDSSLGQNEYRKVRSQAYQRGVFGAPLMFVDDEIFWGNDRLEFLEEYLEK; encoded by the coding sequence ATGACCCGCAAGATCGACTTCTATTTCGACTTCATCAGTCCCTTCAGCTACCTCGCGCAGCTGAAGCTCCCTGAAATCGCCCGCAAGGCCGGTTGCGAACTCGAATATTGGCCGATCGATATCCCCGAGGCGAAGATCGCGGCGGGGAACTACGGCCCGTCCAATCGCGAGGTGGTTCCGAAAATCAAGGTGATGATGGCGGACCTCAACCGGTGGGCCCGCAAATACGACGCTCCCTTGCGTTTTCCGGCCAGCTTTGCCTGCAAGGACTGGAACTGCGCCACGCTCTATGCGCGCGAGCAGGGCAAGGCGGGAGCATTCGTCGCCGCTGCTTACAATCGCATCTGGGGACAGGGGATCGATCCAAGCGACCGCGAAGAACTGCGCGCCTGCGCAGCCGAAGCCGGGCTTGATGCAGAAGCGTTGACTGCCTTCGTGGACTCGTCACTAGGCCAGAACGAATACCGGAAGGTTCGAAGCCAAGCCTATCAGCGGGGAGTCTTCGGCGCGCCATTAATGTTTGTCGACGATGAAATCTTCTGGGGCAACGACCGCCTGGAGTTCTTGGAAGAGTACTTAGAAAAATAG
- a CDS encoding aromatic ring-hydroxylating dioxygenase subunit alpha — protein sequence MTDTAVLDENRSKTANGTGRRVPYRVFTDPEYHAREQETIFQGETWSFVALEAEVPDAGDFKSTFIGETPVIVTRAADGAVHVVVNRCAHRGALVCRELRGNRPNLECVYHQWAYDLAGNLIGVPFRRGLKGQGGMPGDFDMKQHGLKQLRVGIVGGLVFASFSESVVPLDDFLGPLVVEHIERIMHKPIKVLGDQRQYVHGNWKLYAENTRDPYHASLLHLFHNTFGLYRSTQTGKALMDSEKRHSLLYSIAASNDDAADKQAYGESRTFDTEFKLQDMSLIKGRQEFDDGITLVILAVFPNLVLQQIQNTLAVRQTVPKGPEAFELVWTHFGYADDDAEMQAIRRKQTNLIGPAGLVSMEDGEAVEIVQNAIAGEQQATSFIAMGGGRAEDADHLVTEGAIIGFWDNYEKLVGFGTAR from the coding sequence ATGACCGACACAGCTGTGCTAGACGAGAACCGCTCGAAAACCGCAAACGGAACTGGTCGCCGAGTTCCCTACCGGGTTTTCACCGATCCGGAGTACCACGCGCGCGAGCAGGAAACGATCTTCCAGGGCGAGACCTGGTCTTTCGTGGCGCTCGAGGCGGAAGTGCCCGATGCTGGCGATTTCAAATCGACCTTTATCGGAGAAACCCCGGTCATCGTCACCAGGGCCGCGGATGGCGCCGTTCATGTCGTGGTCAACCGCTGCGCCCATCGCGGGGCCCTGGTGTGCCGCGAACTGCGCGGCAATCGCCCCAATCTCGAATGTGTTTACCACCAATGGGCCTATGACCTCGCCGGCAATCTGATCGGGGTGCCGTTCCGCCGCGGCCTCAAGGGCCAGGGCGGAATGCCCGGCGATTTCGACATGAAGCAGCACGGGCTCAAGCAGCTGCGCGTCGGGATTGTTGGCGGGCTCGTGTTCGCGAGCTTCTCAGAGAGCGTGGTGCCACTGGACGATTTTCTCGGCCCGCTGGTTGTCGAGCATATCGAACGGATCATGCACAAGCCGATCAAGGTTCTGGGCGATCAGCGGCAATACGTTCACGGTAACTGGAAGCTCTATGCCGAGAATACCCGCGATCCCTATCACGCCAGCCTTCTGCACCTGTTCCACAACACGTTCGGTCTCTATCGGTCGACCCAGACCGGCAAAGCACTGATGGATAGCGAGAAGCGGCATTCGCTCCTCTATTCCATCGCCGCCAGCAACGACGATGCCGCCGACAAACAGGCCTATGGCGAATCCAGGACTTTCGATACCGAGTTCAAGCTTCAGGACATGTCGCTGATCAAGGGCCGCCAGGAATTCGATGACGGCATTACCTTGGTTATCCTCGCGGTGTTCCCGAACCTGGTTCTCCAGCAGATTCAGAACACGCTCGCAGTGAGGCAAACCGTGCCCAAGGGTCCCGAAGCGTTCGAACTGGTTTGGACCCACTTCGGTTACGCCGACGACGATGCAGAAATGCAGGCAATCCGGCGCAAGCAGACCAACCTGATCGGTCCGGCCGGGCTGGTTTCGATGGAAGACGGCGAAGCGGTGGAAATCGTCCAGAACGCCATTGCCGGCGAGCAGCAGGCAACCTCCTTCATCGCCATGGGGGGGGGCCGCGCCGAAGATGCCGACCATCTTGTCACCGAAGGCGCCATTATCGGCTTCTGGGACAATTACGAGAAGCTCGTCGGCTTCGGGACCGCACGATGA
- a CDS encoding aromatic-ring-hydroxylating dioxygenase subunit beta has translation MLLESPTRYELQQLVTELNALYAELIDDDRLEEWPDLFVSDCVYTVIARENFDRQMDTSAIYCDSRGMLADRIVSLRKANIFPVHAYRHILGPTRIVSATGTLAKSHTSYAVLMTRTDGRTTIYNSGKYIDEIDLSGERPLFRSKIAVFDTNLIDTMMVRPI, from the coding sequence ATGCTCCTCGAGTCCCCTACGCGCTACGAGCTGCAGCAACTCGTGACCGAGCTCAATGCGCTCTACGCTGAACTGATCGACGACGACCGGCTGGAAGAGTGGCCGGATCTGTTTGTTTCGGACTGCGTCTACACCGTGATCGCGCGCGAGAATTTCGACCGGCAAATGGATACGTCGGCGATTTATTGCGACAGCCGCGGAATGCTGGCCGATCGCATCGTGTCGCTGCGCAAGGCCAACATCTTCCCGGTGCATGCCTACCGACATATTCTCGGTCCGACCCGAATCGTTTCCGCAACCGGAACGCTCGCCAAGTCGCACACCAGCTATGCGGTCCTTATGACCCGCACTGACGGACGCACCACAATCTACAATTCGGGCAAGTATATCGACGAGATCGACTTGTCTGGCGAGCGCCCCTTGTTCCGCTCAAAGATCGCCGTTTTCGATACCAACCTCATCGACACGATGATGGTTCGCCCGATTTAG